The following nucleotide sequence is from Paenibacillus odorifer.
CTGAAAAGAAGACGTTCGCTCGAATTGCAAATGCTGCAATCGCAAATTAATCCTCACTTTCTTTTTAATACACTTAACTCCTTACGATGGCTGGCGATGATTAACCAGGTTCCCGTCCTTAGCGACGGCATCTCCTCACTAGCTGAATTGCTGCGTAGTACCATTATCGATCAAGATGAGCAAATCACCATCAAGCAGGAGCTGAACAATCTGGATCATTATTTTGCCATTCAAAAAATACGTTATGCCGACAGGTTTGACATTGAATATGACTTGGATGAGTCTTTATTACAGAGCATGATCCCCAAGCTCATCCTGCAGCCGATCGCAGAGAACGCGATTCTTCATGGGGTTACAGATATAGGAGGAAAAGTTCTAATCCAAATTAAGGTATACGCAAAAAATGAATATACCCTTATTATTGAAATCATCGATAACGGAAAAGGGTTTGACACCACCAAATCAGAAAAGGCTGACAATCTGTCGGGTATCGGAATTTCAAATGTGGCCGATCGCATTAAACTTCAATACGGTGAGAGTTACGGGCTGTTCATCACAAGCTCTATGGGTCATGGAACCTGCTGCCGCCTGATTATCCCTATACAAACATACGAACTTAAGGGGTGATACTATGTATCCTATGTATAATGTAATGCTAGTGGATGACGAACCTATTGTTAAAGTTGCGCTCAGAACCATGATTCCATGGGAAGAGCTTGGATACATGATCTGTGCTACTGCCTCTGACGGAGTTGAAGCCTTAACACTTGTAGACAAGTTTAATCCCCATATCATCATTACAGATCTCAAAATGCCTAATATGGATGGTCTGCAGCTGATAAAAGAACTGAATAACAGAGGGTTTGCAGGAAAAATTCTGGTGGCCAGCAACCACGGGGAGTATGAGTTAGTTCGTGAAGCCTTAGTGCTTGGTGCTGTAGATTATATGCTGAAGATTAGTATGAAAACGGGGGATTTGATCCATTTGCTGGAGAAATCTACGAAGCTAATTCAAGAACAGCTTCAATCTAGGCAGCAGCAGGAGACCCAAACACAGTTATTACAACATAACTTAAAAAGCGTGAAAAATGCGCTTTTAAAAGATTATTTCACCGATCCTTATTACGATGTGCAGCAGCTTGATCAGCATGATGCTATAACGTTCGCTTTCAGCGAAAGCAGCTGTTATTTATTCTACATTACTTTTGAGCAGAATAACGCCACTCAAAACGAAAGACAAAATCACATCTCCGTATCCTTTATTGAAAACATCATCTTGGATATCTTGGAGACCGTAGATCAGTTAGAAATTATTCAGCTAGAATCTAATGGGCTGCTGCTTCTAATCTCCTGTGATACCTTAGACGATCATCAAATTATCCGCACAGACTTTATCCAGAGGGTCATTCGTTTAATCAAAATGTATATTTCTATCACCCCTACTATTGTTTTTTCTGATCCTGTACGGGGATATGCTGAAGCAAAACGAACCCTAGAGCAATGTAAAGAATCCTTGCAAATCCAATTTTACAACGAAATAACGATTATAGATCCAAAGGATGTCCATTTAAAGGATACGCTGGACTTCGAGGATGTACATGATTTCTCGACGCAATTAATTCAGAACTGGAAGCTTTCAGGGGTTGAAGCCGTTACTCAAGCAACTCAGCAATTTCTTGACATCTGTAAATCCAAGCAAATTAATCCTGCTGAAACCAAAAAGTTCATTGTAAATTGTCTGCATTATCTTCCCTTATGCGATGCCCATCTCATTGTCGAGGATCCAAAGCTTTTAAAGAACTATATAGAAAATATCGCCAGCAGTAAACGTACCACTGACGTTCTATCTATAATGGAGCTTGTGTTCCAACTATTCTCCCATCAAAAGCAACAGATCGTAACTACACACAATAGAGATGTTAAACAAGCGATTGACTATATCAACACACATTATCAGAAGAAGCTGACCTTATCTCTGATTGCCAAGCATGTCAACTTAAGTGAGAACTATCTGTCCAGAATCTTCAAAGAAGAAGTGGGGCAAAGCATCATTCACTACATTAATACTGTGAAAATGGAAAAAGCCGCAGATTTAATACTTAAAGGGAATCCATACATTAAAGAAATTTCCACGCAAATCGGTATACACGATCAATTTTATTTCACCCGGTTATTCAAAAAACACTTTGGTGTTAATCCTAGTGAATATAAGAATCACGTTCAGGCCACGCTTGGTTCAAGAAATTAAGACCATTCCAACTCTTTTTATTGGAATGCGGTTCCTGATTTTATGATCCTTTCACAACCTGAATGAACCCTTCTTTAGGTGCAAATATGGAATTAAACAACAATTCTTTTGTTTAACCGCTCCAGCTGCAGAAGATGATGACGATAGTGCATTTCAATAAGTAGGAACCATTCCTCCGCGCATAATCCACCGAATCGCGGGTGAGAAACGGTATTTTGTTTGGATGCTTTCTCAAGAGAGGGTTCGATCTCTCTCATTCTTTGGATGACTGTACGTAACCCTTGAATTAATTGTTCTTTGCTCTCCGGCTGCTCCGGCGTATATTGGGCGGAAGGCGGAACCTGAATACGAATGGGCGGAAAGCTTCCTTGCGCAAATATAGCCGCACCATCCTCAGTTTTCCCCACATGAGCTACTAAGGGATCTTGGTCGAGCACAAGGCATTGATCAATATTACGAAGCTGCATATACAGCGCCGAGTTAATGAGATGCTGAAACATCTGTCCGATGGACCACTCGTTTTCACTCGGCTTTTGCTTCAGCTGCTCCAGATTGAATCGCTCCAATTCTTGAATATAGTATGTCGCAGTTTCTTCAAATCGTTGTAAGGCTTCTTTTGTTGTAATCATCATATATCAGCTCCTGTAGTCATTGATGGTCCAAGTATACAAAAACGCTACTGACAGCGTTATGTCAGTAGCGTTTTAACATTATTTCTATTTCATTTCTAACCTGATCACGGAAAGATTCGGGCTCCAGCACAACCATACCGCCTCCCCAGCCAAGCACCCATTGCAGCAATTCCCCTGGCTCGCGAACGCGAAAAGTAACAAGTAACCCCTCCGCATGCTCCTCAATAGTTTCCATATAGAAATTATTTGATTCCCTTACCTTATCGGCTATGTCAGCTTGGACTAAGATAAGCACATGAACGTTGCGATCATCAGGAGGTTGGTATACCTCCAGATGAAAATCTGCTGGCAGTATAAATTCATCTTCCAGATTAATAAGCTCCCTCATTCGGGATAACCGGAAATGACGGATGTCTTGACGCAATTCACACCAGGCGATGAGTACCCATGACCCGTGATGAAGCACAAGTCCATAAGGAGCAACCGTACGAACACTTTGACGGTTCCCATCGGCTTCGGCGATTCTTTTGGAATAACGAAATCTTATTTTCCTTCCCTCCAATATCGCTCCACGAATGGCTTCCAAACATGCCTTCTCTTGTATGGGTGCTATATCTTCTACGGATGCAAATAAACGAAAACTTTTGCGAATCTGTGATGCTTCACTGCGGATGGCTTCCGGCAGGATAGCTTCTATCTTTGCTTTAGAACTTCTAGCCTTATTACCATAGTGTGCATCAAACCGCTGCTCGATAAAATCAGTTCCGATAAGCAATGTCACTGCTTCATCCAGCGTGAAACTAACGGGTGGCAGGAAATACCCCTCGATTAAGGAGTAACCCTGCCCTGGCGCTCCTATAATGGATACGCCCGCTTCACTCAGTGCCTGAATATCCCGATAGATCGTTCTTACGCTCGTTTCAAACCTAGCAGCCAAATCCTCCGCCCGCAACATTTTGTTACGCTGCAGTTCAAGCACTATAGCTAACAACCGGTCCATTTTGTTCATACGACTCCCCCTCCCCGAACAATCTCATCAACAGCTCGTCGATACCCACCCGAGTTCCGAAACGATTCACTGATATTGGAGACAGCTTTTTTATAAGATAAATCGCTTAATACATGATCTACGGCTTCTCGTAGGTGATTTGCAGTTAAACTTTGCATTTGTAACTTAATGCCTGCTCCGACATGGACGACTTGCTTCGCAATTATTGGCTGATCCGCACTTTGTGGAATTACAATTAGCG
It contains:
- a CDS encoding helix-turn-helix transcriptional regulator; this encodes MNKMDRLLAIVLELQRNKMLRAEDLAARFETSVRTIYRDIQALSEAGVSIIGAPGQGYSLIEGYFLPPVSFTLDEAVTLLIGTDFIEQRFDAHYGNKARSSKAKIEAILPEAIRSEASQIRKSFRLFASVEDIAPIQEKACLEAIRGAILEGRKIRFRYSKRIAEADGNRQSVRTVAPYGLVLHHGSWVLIAWCELRQDIRHFRLSRMRELINLEDEFILPADFHLEVYQPPDDRNVHVLILVQADIADKVRESNNFYMETIEEHAEGLLVTFRVREPGELLQWVLGWGGGMVVLEPESFRDQVRNEIEIMLKRY
- a CDS encoding response regulator transcription factor, encoding MYPMYNVMLVDDEPIVKVALRTMIPWEELGYMICATASDGVEALTLVDKFNPHIIITDLKMPNMDGLQLIKELNNRGFAGKILVASNHGEYELVREALVLGAVDYMLKISMKTGDLIHLLEKSTKLIQEQLQSRQQQETQTQLLQHNLKSVKNALLKDYFTDPYYDVQQLDQHDAITFAFSESSCYLFYITFEQNNATQNERQNHISVSFIENIILDILETVDQLEIIQLESNGLLLLISCDTLDDHQIIRTDFIQRVIRLIKMYISITPTIVFSDPVRGYAEAKRTLEQCKESLQIQFYNEITIIDPKDVHLKDTLDFEDVHDFSTQLIQNWKLSGVEAVTQATQQFLDICKSKQINPAETKKFIVNCLHYLPLCDAHLIVEDPKLLKNYIENIASSKRTTDVLSIMELVFQLFSHQKQQIVTTHNRDVKQAIDYINTHYQKKLTLSLIAKHVNLSENYLSRIFKEEVGQSIIHYINTVKMEKAADLILKGNPYIKEISTQIGIHDQFYFTRLFKKHFGVNPSEYKNHVQATLGSRN
- a CDS encoding DinB family protein; the encoded protein is MTTKEALQRFEETATYYIQELERFNLEQLKQKPSENEWSIGQMFQHLINSALYMQLRNIDQCLVLDQDPLVAHVGKTEDGAAIFAQGSFPPIRIQVPPSAQYTPEQPESKEQLIQGLRTVIQRMREIEPSLEKASKQNTVSHPRFGGLCAEEWFLLIEMHYRHHLLQLERLNKRIVV